The DNA region ACCGGCACCTCCGTCAGATCCTGCAGCTCCCGCTTAAACGCCTCCACGGAACCGGTATAATCGGCCACGGTGTCTTTCGCCGCAACGACAATCGAGCCGGCGAACAGCCCGGGATACTGCATCAGGAAACGGAGCGCGCCGCCGCCGCCGCTGGACACCCCTGCGACATAAATCCGGTTCGGGTCCACCTTGCCGGAATCGACAAGCTCCCCGATCAGCTCCGCCTGTACCTCAAAATAATCCCGCATCCGCGAAAGTTCCTCGGCGTTGTCATAGATTTTCCAGCCGTAGTTTTTGGGAAACTGCACGGCCAGAACGGACGTGTCGTAACCTGATTCTATCCAGGCTACCGCGCCTTTGTTTTCGGTAAGCTGCTTCAGATTGTCCGTACCGACCTCCCCGCCGCCGTGCAGCCATACGACCAGGGGTTGCGGGGCTGCGGAAGCGCTCAATTTTAGCCGGTAGCTCAACTTCTCACCGTTAGTGCCCGTATACTCCCCCGCGACAAAATCATCAACCGTCCGCGTCTTCAACGTCGTTACGGACGCTTCATTAAACGATAGTTCGGGATAACGTTCATTTGTCACGGCAAACGCGGAAACCGATCCCCCGGGGTATTTAAACGGCTTTACTTTTATGGATAAAACGCTTTCATTCCAGCTTAATTCAATCCCGTCATCCGTGTAATCCGCTTGCACAGCCTCGTTGTCCTCATTCAACGGATAGCCGTCATAATTGCCGGTAATCTCGAAATCGGACGCTTTCAAATCGGCATATTCACCTGCGTCGCTCACTTTCAGATCAAACGATTCAACCATTCTTCCCGTATCGCCGATATACGTGTTCGCCGTAATCTGCACAGGCGAAGCCGCTTCGGCTTTCGCCGGCCATCCACCGGTCAATGTGGTCCCGATCGCCAAGACTAATGTTAGCATCAGACCCGTACCTTTTTTCCTCTTCATCCTGCGTACCTCCAGTTACAAAGTTGAGTTATGTGTTGCCTGGCGAGCCGGATTCGAGCCGCTTAAACGAAAAAAAACCTAACTCGAACCAACATGGATATAATCCAATGTCCGATTCGATTTAGGTTTCGCCCGCGCAAGCGGTTACAATCCTCGCCGTATATGGTTATACCAAAATACTACATACGGTCATTAAAAAAGTCAACAATTTCCTTGCTTTATTGAAAAACAGGCCTCGGCATGAGTCCGGGCCTGCTTGTACCTTGTACTTTATGCGCAGAGCATTTTGTTCAGTACGTCAAACACGATCGGCAATGTTGTAAATCCGTCGCTTTCCAAAAAATGCCCGCCATGCTCAACCTCGTAGAAATCGGCATGAATTTGCTCCATCAGTTCTTTGCTGTAGGCAAACGGGACGATCGAGTCGTCTTTTGCGGCGATAACCGCCCGCCCGCTTGCGGACCGAATCACCCGGTCATAGTCAAGCGGCTGCTCCGTGAATGCATCCAGTATCGGCAATTCCGGCAATGGTTTGGCAAACCCGGATACCAATACGATTCCGCCGATCGGCTTGGCGGGATTTTGCCGGAGCAGATATCGCAGCGTAGTAATGCAGCCCAGGCTGTGCGCCACAAAATAGGTATTGCCGTCAAGATCGGGAACCGAGGCGGACAACTGATTGACCCACGCATTAAAATTCGGCTCTTGCGGGTTTGGCATCGTTAATACAGCAACGTCCGCCCCGGCTTCCGTCAGCCTATCGCGCAGCCAAGGAAACCAGTGACTGCTAGGCGATGCCCCGTAGCCATGTATGATGTAAACTTTTTTTCGGTCCGGTGTAGGTGTATTGGACATAATCTCTCCTCCAGTTCAAATCATCTTTGATGTTTGGTGCGTAAATAATCGGCATAATTCACCATGGGTTCCCGTTCGATAAGCTCGAGCAAAGCGGCCGCCCGTTTGTCCCATTCCTCTATATTATCCTCTTCGCGAAGCAGTTCAAGAAATGGCTCGTAGAGACAGGGATGCTGCAAGGCAACGGGATGCTGCCGGTCCAACAACATGGACCAGCGCACATATTTTTCGCATATTAACGGTGCGGCGGTTCCCGCAAACTCGCGTTGTTTGGGGCGGGCCTTGAGAAGCGCCGGCATCAGCTGCTCGCCTTTCCAAGCAGGATCGCCGCTATCCTCGACATTATCCGGACTTAGGCCAAGCCCAAGCTCCAATCGATTGAACCCGATTCGCAGCATTTCCTGACTGTCAAGGTTGGTTCCAGCTTTTAAACGCCCGGTTTGGTCCGTTTTTTGGTCCCATTTGATCCGCCGAATTTGCTCCAAGGCATATTCCCGGTTGCGGTGTTTCCAAACTTGCTCTGTCCGCCGGTAGAGATCCTCTATCGGCTCCTTACCGATGAGAAGACGCCAGCTCCCTTGATGGAACGCGCCGCCGCCAACCTCGATGAAGCCGTGCTCTTTCATGATATATCCCCCGATGCCGTACATCAACAGCAAAGGTTCGTAAACGCGGTAAGCCCTTCGAGCAGCCTCGCTTCCTTCCCGGGCGCGTTTCATATAAAACAACGCCATCCGGCTGATGTTGCGCGCATAAGACTCCCTCATTCTCCGCAACACAGCGTAATCCTCTTCAACCTGTTCATACTCGTCCGGTCGATCCACCAGCTTTTGAGCGTTAAAATATAGAGGATGCACGTTAATAGAATAGGCATCGGCATATAAGGCCATGCGCCGCAAAAATTCCCGGTACAACAAGCCGTCCACCATCTGTTCCGCAGCCGATCTGCTGGGAAAATAACGATATTCCATACCGGCGATATGGGATATCAGCTTTAAGATCATTTCGTCTCCCTGTGCCCGCGCATAGCCGATCAAGGTATCGTCATAATCTCCGGCAGGCAGTTCTAGCCCCGGCAGCCGCAACAAAAAGTCTTCTATTAGCCGCTCGACGGGGTAATCTTTCTGCCCGGTTAAATACAGATACATTTCCCGCGTATCCTGTACATGCGCAATTGTTACCTTGGCATAATCGCCGTTGTTGTAAAGCTTGCGGTTAAACAAAAACTGTTGCCGGATGTCGTCGGTATACAGAAGCTTTTTTTCCGGATAATAGCTGCCATTGAAAGGAAAGCCTCGGGCGGAATAAACATCCCCGGAAGTAAGTTGTGCAAGATCATCCGCCTCCGCCGCGTAGGCGATGCCGGTTGCGTCTTTTCCTTTTACCCGCTTGATATGTACATATAACCGTTCGTCCGGGCTTTTCCACCATTGCGATGCTTCTTGATCGCTCGGAGCAAGCAAGATAGGAGCCGGCTCTGCATTTGAAATCCAGGCCGATACCTGCGATTCATAAACCGTGTTTGTCACCCATTGCTTCTGTTTGCCCAGCAAGCTGGATAGAATAGCCTGGTTTTCGATAAACGTTTCTGCCCGGTTTTCGAAAAACATCAGCCCCCCGTTCATCAGCAAAACATACAGCGTTCCGTACCTATCCATGTAACAGCTTCTATCCCAATAAATGTCCCTGAAATAGAGGCATTCAACAATTTCCTCGTCCCCATGCTTCATAACCTTGGGCAAGCCGCCGCCGGGCAGGGAAGGCCCCATGGCATCGAGCACGATACTTTGATCCTTAAGCCCACCGAATTCGTAATGCATTCCCCCGTATTGTTCCTGAAAGTCAAGCAGCGCCTCAAACACGGGAATACCGTTTTGTCTCAGCACTTGAGCAACTTCCGTCCGGTCGCGGACGGTCTCTCGTCTGGGACACTGCCGAATGAATTCCTTAACGATGCCGGAAAGTATTGATGGGTTGTTCATTATGCCTAGACTCCAATCATTTTCATTAAAAGGACCAACCGTTCCATCTCTTCCGCATAGGTTATGTTCCTCATCTTTTGCCCTTTCAGTTCCCGCCGGGAAGCCGGATGAAATATTCAGCAGCAGGCGCACATCCTCGAGGCGGTGATTCGTACTGTTTACCGCCTGCGTATGGAGTTTGGGATTAGTCATTATGTTCTTTTCGGCCTGCGGGATGCGGACAGCAGCAAGCCGGATCTTTTCCATCAGTTTGGCATCATGCGGACGACTATACGCCGAAGCCCGCCTTTGCCGTATACCGGCGTCTGATTCGTGAGTTGGGCCGGACACATTGATCAAGACGCACCGGCAATAAGCCAAACTCGCCTCCAAGGCGGAATATTGCATGTATGAGCGCTCTGCTTTAAAGATTACAGGTCTTCTTGCCGATATACATGTAAACGGAAGCAATTCTCAGCAGAAGGAGGAATTTTCCATAATGAAACTCGAATCCATGTCATCTATGCTGCGATCGGGCGCCTCCGCACAGCAGCCCCCTCCGTCCAGACTGGAGCAGCTTATGCAAATTTCCCAAAGCGGCGCGTCCGCGGCGGAGAAACGGATGATGGCCAAAGCGATGCAGATGCAAATGGAGCAGGAATCGGTAGGGACGCTATTCGCACATATCCCCGAGGTTAAGGAGGAAGTGGAGGAAAAGCCGCAGGAGGAGCCGGTGAACGGAGAAGAAACGGCGTCGAATGCGCATGGAGATACGGTCCTCATTTCCGATGCGGCCAAGCAGCAATTCGAGAGCAGCCGGCCGGAAGGCAGCAGCTCGGCGCCCGCGCCGTCGTCGGCCGATACTGCAGCATCGTCGCCAACTGCCTGATCCTTATGGGAAAGCATGGGAAAGAAGCGTTCCCCCAAAAATACATACCCTATCCTCAATCTTGAGAGTTTACCAAAAAAGATGGCGCACCAGGAAATCCTCCTGGTGCCGCCATTTTTCACTTTCATCTGCCGCAGTCTTTTCTGGCTGGGGCTGCCGTCACGATGTGCAGATCACCGCTATTTCCCCCACGGATTTCCGCCCCTAATCGAACAGCTCGCTGACCACCCTGCCGGTCTGACGGTCCACCG from Paenibacillus macerans includes:
- a CDS encoding S-layer homology domain-containing protein, with product MKRKKGTGLMLTLVLAIGTTLTGGWPAKAEAASPVQITANTYIGDTGRMVESFDLKVSDAGEYADLKASDFEITGNYDGYPLNEDNEAVQADYTDDGIELSWNESVLSIKVKPFKYPGGSVSAFAVTNERYPELSFNEASVTTLKTRTVDDFVAGEYTGTNGEKLSYRLKLSASAAPQPLVVWLHGGGEVGTDNLKQLTENKGAVAWIESGYDTSVLAVQFPKNYGWKIYDNAEELSRMRDYFEVQAELIGELVDSGKVDPNRIYVAGVSSGGGGALRFLMQYPGLFAGSIVVAAKDTVADYTGSVEAFKRELQDLTEVPVWLVHAQNDPITDSRTSTLAYEALTQLGSKQAKLTIYDDAFMDANRFYGNLKHWSWVPVFNDKEMFDWLFEQKKTAAAPVSLQQDAQVTRAELAALLADRLKLSEVIGTGIYTDTGNSPQDLAIRQNTTAGIMKGIGGGRFAPDLAVTRAQLAAIADNFVRNAGLEQASFAASAAAFSDVPSGHWAAEAIARSVAAGILKGDSATRFAPNRPVTGAEATKFVELLAGMK
- a CDS encoding RBBP9/YdeN family alpha/beta hydrolase, with product MSNTPTPDRKKVYIIHGYGASPSSHWFPWLRDRLTEAGADVAVLTMPNPQEPNFNAWVNQLSASVPDLDGNTYFVAHSLGCITTLRYLLRQNPAKPIGGIVLVSGFAKPLPELPILDAFTEQPLDYDRVIRSASGRAVIAAKDDSIVPFAYSKELMEQIHADFYEVEHGGHFLESDGFTTLPIVFDVLNKMLCA